The following coding sequences are from one Litorilinea aerophila window:
- a CDS encoding dihydrofolate reductase family protein — protein sequence MKTLITEFISLDGVVQAPGAPSEDTDGGFAHGGWMGKYFDPEVMGGTFDTLAKQSDALLQGRRTYQVSAMAWPSRSGDDFSDWINRVQKYVVSDTLTEADITWHPTTIIRGKDFLKTVADLRAQPGGYIYVYGSPTMVQSLLAADLVDELVLTVVPLIIGSGKKLFPAMDEPLPFELVSAAKASTGAQVCRYVRAR from the coding sequence ATGAAGACGCTCATCACCGAATTCATCAGCCTCGACGGGGTCGTCCAGGCGCCGGGCGCCCCCAGTGAAGACACCGACGGCGGCTTTGCCCACGGCGGGTGGATGGGGAAGTACTTCGACCCGGAGGTCATGGGCGGGACGTTCGACACCCTGGCCAAGCAAAGCGACGCCCTCCTGCAGGGTCGGCGTACCTATCAGGTGTCGGCAATGGCCTGGCCCAGCCGGTCGGGTGACGACTTCTCCGACTGGATCAACCGCGTGCAAAAGTACGTGGTCTCCGACACGCTCACCGAGGCGGACATCACCTGGCACCCGACCACCATCATCCGCGGCAAGGACTTTCTGAAGACCGTGGCCGATCTGCGGGCGCAGCCGGGCGGCTACATCTATGTCTATGGTAGCCCCACGATGGTACAGTCACTCCTGGCTGCCGACCTGGTGGACGAGCTGGTGCTCACGGTCGTGCCCCTCATCATCGGCAGCGGCAAGAAGCTCTTCCCGGCGATGGACGAGCCGTTGCCGTTCGAGCTCGTTTCAGCGGCGAAGGCAAGCACCGGCGCCCAGGTCTGCCGCTATGTACGGGCACGGTGA
- a CDS encoding iron chaperone, whose protein sequence is MASKQDKGFTAEERAAMQERARELKAEKRAKKGKADGEQDVLAKIAEMEEPDRTMAGRIHAIIKDSAPELAPRTWYGMPAYAKDGKVVCFFQSAQKFKARYATLGFNDAANLDDGAMWPVAFALKEWTPAVEEQIRALVKKAVRQS, encoded by the coding sequence ATGGCATCCAAGCAGGACAAAGGCTTCACCGCAGAAGAACGGGCCGCCATGCAGGAGCGCGCCCGGGAGCTGAAGGCGGAGAAGCGGGCGAAAAAGGGCAAGGCGGACGGAGAACAGGACGTGCTGGCCAAGATCGCGGAGATGGAGGAGCCGGACCGGACCATGGCCGGGCGGATCCACGCCATCATCAAAGACAGCGCGCCCGAGCTTGCGCCCAGGACCTGGTACGGGATGCCCGCCTACGCCAAAGATGGCAAGGTGGTCTGCTTTTTTCAGAGCGCGCAGAAGTTCAAAGCCCGCTACGCGACCCTGGGCTTCAACGATGCAGCCAACCTGGACGACGGTGCCATGTGGCCGGTCGCCTTTGCGCTGAAGGAATGGACCCCTGCGGTAGAGGAACAGATCCGCGCGCTGGTGAAAAAGGCGGTCCGCCAGTCGTAA
- a CDS encoding VOC family protein, with the protein MTPPAQETAQKIVPHLWFDQEALEAVHFYTSLFPQSAVTHVVTLRDTPSGDCDAVSFQLWGQRFEAINAGPLFRFNPSISFMVNFDPLFFGPSSAQTASHGESPKEAAKARLLATWEELSAGGTVLIPLDRYPFSECYGWVQDRYGLSWQLILTDPEGSPRPPIVPFLLFTGANYGQAEEAMDFYRSIFPDSRQGSLVRYGPGQEPNREGTVMFADFMLAGSWFAAMDSAEDHGFTFNEAISFMVYCQDQAEIDHYWERLSAVPEVEQCGWLKDRYGLSWQIVPTAMDRMMQDPDPEKLARVTQAFLAMKKLDIAALEKAYRGA; encoded by the coding sequence ATGACCCCACCGGCGCAGGAGACAGCCCAGAAGATCGTTCCCCATCTCTGGTTTGACCAGGAAGCCCTGGAAGCGGTCCACTTTTACACCTCCCTCTTTCCCCAATCGGCCGTCACCCATGTGGTGACCCTGCGGGACACCCCCTCTGGCGACTGCGATGCGGTCTCGTTTCAGCTGTGGGGGCAGCGCTTTGAGGCCATCAACGCCGGGCCCCTGTTTCGGTTTAACCCGTCCATCTCCTTCATGGTGAATTTCGACCCTCTGTTCTTTGGACCTTCGTCGGCTCAGACCGCAAGCCATGGGGAAAGTCCGAAAGAGGCGGCAAAAGCCCGGCTCCTGGCGACGTGGGAGGAGCTGTCCGCGGGCGGCACGGTGCTCATTCCCCTGGACCGCTATCCCTTCAGCGAGTGCTATGGCTGGGTCCAGGACCGCTACGGCCTGTCGTGGCAGCTGATCCTGACCGACCCCGAAGGCAGCCCGCGCCCTCCTATCGTGCCCTTCCTGCTGTTCACCGGCGCCAACTACGGTCAGGCAGAAGAGGCCATGGACTTCTACCGCTCGATCTTTCCGGATTCCCGGCAGGGCAGCCTGGTCCGCTATGGCCCGGGGCAGGAGCCCAACCGGGAGGGCACGGTCATGTTCGCGGACTTCATGCTGGCAGGCAGCTGGTTCGCCGCCATGGACAGCGCCGAGGACCATGGGTTCACCTTCAACGAGGCCATCTCGTTCATGGTCTATTGCCAGGATCAGGCCGAGATCGACCACTATTGGGAGCGCCTGTCCGCCGTGCCGGAGGTCGAGCAGTGTGGATGGCTCAAGGACCGCTACGGCCTTTCCTGGCAGATCGTGCCCACGGCGATGGACAGGATGATGCAGGACCCGGATCCGGAGAAGCTGGCCCGGGTCACCCAGGCGTTTTTGGCCATGAAGAAGCTGGATATCGCGGCCCTGGAGAAAGCATACCGGGGAGCGTAG
- a CDS encoding YybH family protein, whose product MDTNAEKSDIERVIRSWERAIQRGDMEGILANHSESVLMFDVPEPLQSEGLDAYRKTWELFFRYGAPDREVFVLEDLRITAGDNVAFATALLRIGGSSEPVCRLTLGLTKRNGAWQIVHEHHSAPHKLNSEVSQ is encoded by the coding sequence ATGGACACCAATGCAGAAAAATCAGACATCGAACGCGTGATCCGCTCCTGGGAGCGGGCCATTCAGCGTGGTGACATGGAGGGCATCCTCGCCAACCATTCAGAGTCCGTGCTCATGTTCGACGTCCCCGAGCCCCTTCAATCCGAGGGGCTCGACGCGTATCGAAAGACCTGGGAGCTCTTCTTTCGCTATGGTGCACCGGATCGAGAAGTATTCGTCCTCGAAGACCTGCGCATCACGGCAGGTGACAACGTTGCCTTTGCAACCGCGCTGTTACGCATCGGCGGCTCTTCCGAACCGGTGTGTCGCCTGACGTTGGGCTTAACGAAGCGCAACGGCGCATGGCAGATTGTGCACGAGCACCACTCGGCTCCCCACAAGCTCAATAGCGAGGTCAGCCAATGA
- a CDS encoding VOC family protein, which translates to MSELFVPRIGAVFSADIAVPEHEREVRFYSRVLSTGEHPLWREEDLMNNLGMPIIGLGARSAELAHLPIQWMPHIQVADVRGSVQRTLDLGGKVLMHARDNDGTSQWAVLLDPNGAAFGIIPVIPAEMIPPAQPETADPVGRICWLDLTVSDAAATRDFYRQVIGWSVQNIALEDGDGPYADYNMLDDDDKPAARICHARGVNVERPPVWLIYLPVGDLAESLRRVQEEGGRCIQVARKAGGEYVYAVVQDPVGAYLALMAGSEVDSLADREGLITES; encoded by the coding sequence ATGAGCGAACTGTTTGTCCCACGTATCGGCGCCGTCTTCAGCGCGGATATCGCGGTCCCCGAGCACGAGCGGGAGGTGCGCTTCTACTCACGAGTGCTCAGCACAGGTGAGCATCCCCTCTGGCGCGAGGAAGATCTGATGAACAACCTGGGCATGCCCATCATCGGCCTGGGCGCGCGCAGCGCGGAACTGGCTCACCTGCCGATCCAGTGGATGCCCCACATCCAGGTCGCTGATGTGCGGGGCAGTGTACAGCGTACCCTCGATCTGGGCGGGAAGGTGCTGATGCATGCCAGAGACAACGATGGAACGAGCCAGTGGGCCGTGCTGCTCGATCCGAATGGGGCGGCGTTCGGTATTATCCCGGTCATTCCGGCCGAGATGATCCCCCCAGCCCAGCCCGAGACGGCAGACCCGGTGGGTCGCATCTGTTGGCTCGATCTGACTGTCTCCGACGCCGCCGCAACGCGCGACTTCTATCGGCAGGTGATAGGGTGGTCGGTGCAGAACATAGCGCTCGAAGACGGGGATGGGCCCTACGCCGACTACAACATGCTCGACGATGATGACAAGCCGGCGGCGCGAATCTGCCATGCACGCGGTGTGAACGTTGAGCGCCCGCCGGTCTGGCTGATCTACCTGCCTGTGGGCGACCTCGCCGAAAGCCTCCGTCGGGTTCAGGAGGAAGGGGGCAGGTGCATCCAAGTGGCTCGAAAAGCAGGTGGGGAGTACGTGTATGCGGTGGTTCAGGATCCGGTGGGAGCATACCTGGCCTTGATGGCAGGGTCTGAGGTCGATAGCCTTGCAGATCGAGAAGGTCTCATCACCGAATCTTGA
- a CDS encoding DegT/DnrJ/EryC1/StrS family aminotransferase, with amino-acid sequence MPRHLPPTAAPLPPWTEVVRAAAAGPETEAQFADALAHSLGVPHCFLAASGRTALFLLLHTLRRQATSPAHGDTGPRDEVLLPAYTCPSLVKVILDAGLSPRLVDIRPDDLQMDRSALYASLGERTLAVIWVHPLGIPHPVAPVLAEIHRAGARLIEDAAQSLGARLDGQPVGTWGDFGLFSFGPGKPLSLGGGGLLCTRDPEAAQALATTWQRLSFPRGWRSWMALARLWAFGTAFHPTGWWLATRLGAQRVGEHEASWGYARQGLSPAQARVGLALLPQLEAINRRRQAHARQLLAGLAELASVRVPLPVQPALAGPAPLPRPATQVEPIYLRLPLLAESEARREALYRRLQENGIGAGRLYGKTLAEYFPQLAGNDHPGARSVAKRLLTLPTHHHLRPADLTRMVDLIRDLARG; translated from the coding sequence ATGCCCCGCCATCTACCGCCCACGGCCGCTCCCCTGCCCCCCTGGACTGAAGTGGTCCGGGCTGCGGCTGCCGGGCCAGAAACAGAGGCGCAGTTTGCCGATGCGCTGGCCCATTCCCTGGGCGTTCCCCACTGCTTTCTGGCTGCCTCGGGGCGGACAGCCCTCTTCCTGCTGCTGCACACCCTTCGGCGACAGGCAACCTCCCCGGCCCATGGTGATACAGGCCCACGCGATGAAGTGCTTCTGCCTGCCTACACCTGCCCCTCCCTGGTCAAGGTGATCCTGGACGCCGGGCTGAGCCCCCGCCTGGTGGACATTCGCCCGGACGACCTGCAGATGGACCGGTCCGCGCTGTATGCCTCTTTGGGCGAGCGAACCCTGGCGGTGATCTGGGTCCATCCCCTGGGCATTCCCCACCCTGTGGCGCCCGTCCTGGCGGAGATCCACCGGGCCGGCGCCCGCCTGATCGAAGACGCGGCCCAATCCCTGGGGGCCCGGCTGGACGGGCAGCCGGTGGGCACTTGGGGAGATTTCGGCCTGTTCAGCTTCGGGCCGGGCAAACCCCTTTCCCTGGGCGGCGGTGGGCTCCTCTGCACCCGGGATCCCGAGGCGGCCCAGGCCCTGGCGACCACCTGGCAGCGTCTTTCCTTCCCCCGGGGGTGGCGCTCCTGGATGGCCCTGGCCCGCCTTTGGGCTTTTGGCACGGCTTTCCACCCCACCGGCTGGTGGCTGGCGACCCGGCTGGGCGCCCAGCGGGTGGGGGAGCACGAGGCCAGTTGGGGCTATGCCCGGCAGGGACTGAGCCCGGCCCAGGCCCGGGTTGGGCTGGCGCTGCTGCCCCAGTTGGAAGCCATCAACCGGCGTCGACAGGCCCACGCCCGTCAGCTCCTGGCGGGATTGGCAGAACTGGCCAGCGTCCGGGTTCCCTTGCCGGTCCAGCCGGCTCTAGCCGGACCGGCGCCCCTGCCGCGGCCAGCGACGCAGGTGGAGCCCATCTACCTGCGCCTGCCGCTGTTGGCGGAGAGCGAAGCCCGGCGGGAGGCGCTGTACCGGCGACTCCAGGAGAATGGCATCGGCGCGGGCCGGCTCTACGGCAAGACCCTGGCCGAGTACTTCCCCCAGCTGGCAGGCAACGACCATCCCGGCGCCCGGTCGGTGGCGAAGCGTCTGCTCACCCTGCCCACCCACCACCATCTGCGACCCGCCGATCTGACGCGTATGGTCGACCTTATCCGTGACCTGGCGCGAGGGTGA
- a CDS encoding VOC family protein: protein MAIQTHKRAPGTPTWMHLMTPDLEAAKQFYRQLFGWTYLDTGPDFGHYHFARARDHDAAGLAGMQPDDQMPSAWTIYLASDDVAADAARVADLGGQVMVPPMEVGDTGSMAICVDPTGAVFGLWQAGRHIGASIVNEPGAMTWFEVNTPNAEAARDFYSQLFGLTAHKMEGMDYYTLHRGDETLFGVLQMDENWQGIPPHWMGYFAVDDTDASLKRLQEADGSIRVPPFDTPYGRMAVVADPFGATFSIIQLTEM from the coding sequence ATGGCCATACAGACCCACAAACGTGCCCCCGGTACGCCCACGTGGATGCACCTGATGACGCCGGATCTGGAGGCGGCGAAACAGTTTTACCGGCAACTCTTCGGCTGGACCTATCTGGACACCGGCCCGGACTTCGGCCACTACCACTTCGCCCGGGCCCGGGACCACGACGCTGCCGGCCTGGCGGGCATGCAGCCCGACGACCAGATGCCGTCGGCGTGGACCATCTACCTGGCCAGCGACGATGTGGCAGCCGATGCAGCCCGGGTGGCTGACCTGGGCGGCCAGGTGATGGTGCCACCCATGGAGGTGGGCGACACCGGAAGCATGGCCATCTGCGTGGATCCCACCGGCGCGGTCTTCGGCCTCTGGCAGGCTGGCCGGCACATCGGCGCATCCATCGTGAACGAGCCCGGCGCCATGACCTGGTTCGAGGTCAACACACCCAACGCCGAGGCAGCCCGGGACTTCTACAGCCAGCTCTTCGGGCTGACGGCCCACAAGATGGAGGGCATGGACTACTACACCCTGCATCGGGGAGATGAAACCCTCTTCGGCGTGTTGCAGATGGACGAGAACTGGCAGGGCATCCCGCCCCACTGGATGGGCTATTTCGCGGTGGACGACACCGACGCCAGCCTGAAGCGGCTCCAGGAGGCGGACGGCTCCATCCGGGTTCCGCCCTTCGATACGCCCTACGGCCGCATGGCGGTCGTGGCCGACCCGTTCGGCGCTACCTTCAGCATCATCCAATTGACGGAAATGTGA
- a CDS encoding putative quinol monooxygenase, translating into MYGLIGKIQVVPGQRDALIAILLDGAREMPGCLSYVVAQDSTDPDAIWVTEVWDRQESHAASLTLPSVQQAMARGKPLIAGFSERCETVPVGGHGLATVP; encoded by the coding sequence ATGTACGGCTTGATCGGGAAGATCCAGGTTGTCCCCGGCCAGCGGGACGCCCTGATCGCCATCCTGCTCGACGGCGCCCGGGAGATGCCAGGCTGCCTGAGTTACGTGGTCGCTCAAGACTCGACCGATCCCGACGCCATCTGGGTCACGGAGGTGTGGGACCGCCAGGAGAGCCACGCCGCGTCGTTGACCCTACCCTCGGTGCAGCAAGCCATGGCCCGCGGCAAGCCCCTGATCGCCGGCTTTAGCGAGCGTTGCGAAACCGTGCCCGTAGGCGGCCATGGTCTGGCGACGGTTCCCTGA
- a CDS encoding MoaD/ThiS family protein gives MIRVVLPHHLRNLAGVDKEVQLQVDGPVTQRAVLDALEAAYPMLRGTIRDHATRRRRPFVRFFACGEDLSHEPPDAPLPEAVATGAEPFLVVGAMAGGRMAMEK, from the coding sequence ATGATTCGGGTGGTGCTTCCCCATCATCTGCGCAACCTGGCCGGCGTGGACAAGGAGGTCCAGCTCCAGGTGGATGGGCCGGTCACCCAGCGGGCGGTGCTGGATGCGTTGGAGGCGGCCTACCCCATGCTGCGGGGTACCATCCGGGATCATGCCACCCGGCGGCGCCGGCCCTTCGTGCGCTTCTTCGCCTGTGGTGAGGACCTTTCCCATGAGCCCCCGGACGCGCCCCTGCCCGAAGCCGTTGCCACCGGCGCCGAGCCCTTCCTGGTGGTGGGGGCCATGGCCGGCGGGAGAATGGCAATGGAAAAGTGA
- a CDS encoding beta propeller repeat protein encodes MSNVRVLVGTKKGAFILTADGQRSRWQVSGPHFSGWEIYHLKGSPADPNRIYASQSTGWFGQLIQRSDDGGQSWQPVGNEFRYEGDPGTHQWYDGTQHPWEFQRVWHLEPSLTDPDTVYAGVADAALFRSTDGGQSWQELPGLRAVKGHLWQPGAGGLCLHTILLDPTDPNRLFVAISAAGAFRSDDGGQSWRPINRGLQAGSELPDPNAEVGHCVHSIAMHPARPQVLFMQKHWDVMRSDDAGDLWYEISGNLPSDFGFPIAVHAHEPDTVFVVPIQSDSEHYPPEGKLRVYRGQRDGEGYRWQALSHGLPQSHCYVNVLRDAMAVDSLEPCGIYFGTTGGQVYASADGGDHWTALVSHLPPVLSVEVQVLP; translated from the coding sequence ATGAGCAACGTTCGGGTATTGGTGGGCACCAAGAAGGGGGCATTCATCCTGACGGCCGACGGACAGCGCAGCCGGTGGCAGGTCAGCGGCCCCCACTTTTCCGGCTGGGAGATCTATCACCTCAAGGGATCCCCGGCCGATCCCAACCGCATCTACGCGTCCCAGTCCACCGGCTGGTTCGGGCAGTTGATCCAGCGCTCCGACGACGGCGGCCAGAGCTGGCAGCCCGTGGGCAACGAATTTCGCTACGAGGGAGATCCGGGCACCCACCAGTGGTACGACGGCACCCAGCACCCCTGGGAATTCCAGCGGGTCTGGCACCTGGAACCTTCCCTGACCGACCCCGACACCGTCTACGCCGGGGTGGCGGACGCGGCCCTGTTCCGCTCCACCGACGGCGGCCAGAGCTGGCAGGAGCTGCCCGGCCTGCGGGCGGTGAAGGGGCACCTCTGGCAGCCTGGGGCCGGCGGGCTGTGTCTGCACACCATCCTGCTGGATCCGACCGATCCCAACCGTCTCTTTGTGGCCATCTCTGCGGCCGGGGCCTTCCGCAGCGACGACGGCGGCCAGAGCTGGCGCCCCATCAATCGGGGCCTCCAGGCCGGCTCCGAACTGCCCGATCCCAATGCCGAAGTGGGCCACTGCGTCCACAGCATCGCCATGCACCCCGCCCGGCCCCAGGTGCTCTTCATGCAGAAGCACTGGGATGTCATGCGCAGCGACGACGCCGGCGATCTGTGGTATGAGATCAGCGGCAACTTGCCCAGCGACTTCGGCTTCCCCATCGCGGTCCACGCCCACGAGCCGGACACCGTCTTCGTGGTCCCCATCCAGAGCGATTCGGAGCACTACCCGCCCGAGGGGAAGCTGCGGGTCTATCGGGGGCAGCGAGACGGGGAAGGCTATCGCTGGCAGGCCCTCAGCCACGGGCTTCCCCAAAGCCACTGCTATGTGAACGTCCTGCGGGATGCCATGGCCGTGGATTCCCTGGAGCCGTGTGGCATCTACTTCGGCACCACGGGTGGCCAGGTTTACGCTTCGGCCGACGGCGGCGACCACTGGACGGCCCTCGTCAGCCACCTGCCGCCGGTGCTCTCGGTGGAGGTGCAGGTGCTGCCATGA
- a CDS encoding GyrI-like domain-containing protein: MEPQIVEKEAFTVVGMQIRARPMDPAIPQLWDRFVLRMDEIPGVTEPGVTYGLMDAMDQETGTFRYMAGCAAAPEGALPAEMSRWEVPASTYAVFQATLPTLGDVFAAIYQQWLPASGYQPGGDFCFECYDETFHPDDPAATLSIYIPVTSRESS, from the coding sequence ATGGAACCCCAGATTGTCGAAAAAGAAGCCTTCACCGTGGTGGGCATGCAGATCCGCGCCCGGCCCATGGACCCCGCGATCCCCCAGCTTTGGGATCGCTTCGTGCTCCGCATGGACGAAATTCCAGGGGTGACCGAGCCCGGCGTCACCTATGGGCTGATGGATGCCATGGACCAGGAGACCGGCACCTTCCGCTACATGGCCGGCTGTGCCGCAGCGCCGGAAGGGGCGTTGCCTGCCGAAATGTCCCGCTGGGAGGTACCGGCCAGCACCTACGCAGTTTTCCAGGCCACCCTGCCCACCCTGGGGGATGTCTTCGCCGCTATCTACCAGCAATGGCTGCCGGCCTCGGGCTATCAGCCAGGCGGCGACTTCTGCTTTGAATGCTACGACGAAACCTTTCATCCGGACGATCCCGCAGCCACCCTCTCCATCTATATCCCTGTCACGTCCAGGGAATCTTCGTAA